In Streptomyces seoulensis, the following are encoded in one genomic region:
- a CDS encoding NADP-dependent succinic semialdehyde dehydrogenase: protein MAIASTNPATGEIVERFEELTAGQLEDRLARAAAESYRLTSVEDRAGWLRAAADHLENEADDVAELIVTEMGKTLRAARQEVAKCVAGLRFYAEHGPGFLRDVDGDGESVGARHTYVTYQPIGTVLAVMPWNLPLWQAMRFAAPALMAGNVGLLKHASNVPQCALYMERLFREAGFPEDVFQTLLIPSGKVAQVLRDPRVAAATLTGSEPAGRSVASIAGEEIKKVVLELGGSDPFIVMPSTDLDRATDVAVVARTLNNGQSCINGKRFFVHEDIADAFIEKFVAKMGALVVGDPMDQDTDIGPLATESGRQDVEDYVEDAVGKGATVLVGGERPDRPGWYYPPTVLSGTTPEMRMYHEEVFGPVAQVFVVSSLEEALREANGHPYGLGSNLWSEDEAERALFVRDVQSGMAFINGHTTSYPEIPFGGAKRSGYGRELSDLGMREFMNAKTVWVGG, encoded by the coding sequence ATGGCTATCGCATCAACGAATCCGGCTACGGGCGAGATTGTCGAGAGATTCGAGGAGCTGACTGCCGGTCAACTGGAGGACAGGCTCGCGCGGGCCGCGGCCGAGTCGTACCGGCTGACGAGCGTCGAGGACAGAGCGGGATGGCTGAGGGCCGCCGCCGACCATCTGGAGAACGAGGCGGACGACGTCGCCGAGCTGATCGTGACGGAGATGGGAAAGACCCTTCGGGCGGCCCGGCAGGAGGTGGCCAAGTGCGTCGCGGGACTGCGTTTCTACGCCGAGCACGGCCCCGGGTTCCTCCGCGACGTCGACGGCGACGGCGAGAGTGTCGGCGCGCGGCACACGTACGTGACGTACCAGCCGATCGGCACGGTCCTCGCGGTGATGCCGTGGAACCTCCCGCTCTGGCAGGCCATGAGATTCGCCGCCCCCGCGCTGATGGCGGGCAACGTGGGCCTGCTCAAGCACGCCTCCAACGTGCCGCAGTGCGCGCTGTACATGGAACGGCTCTTCCGCGAGGCGGGCTTTCCCGAGGACGTGTTCCAGACCCTGCTGATCCCGTCGGGCAAGGTGGCACAGGTTCTGCGCGACCCGCGGGTGGCGGCCGCGACCCTCACGGGCAGCGAGCCCGCCGGCCGGTCGGTGGCCTCCATCGCCGGCGAGGAGATCAAGAAGGTGGTCCTCGAACTGGGCGGCTCCGACCCCTTCATCGTGATGCCGTCCACGGACCTCGACCGGGCCACGGACGTCGCGGTCGTGGCACGCACCCTGAACAACGGGCAGTCCTGCATCAACGGCAAGCGGTTCTTCGTCCACGAGGACATCGCCGACGCGTTCATCGAGAAGTTCGTGGCCAAGATGGGGGCACTCGTCGTGGGCGACCCCATGGACCAGGACACCGACATCGGGCCGCTCGCGACGGAGTCCGGCCGGCAGGACGTCGAGGACTACGTCGAGGACGCCGTCGGCAAGGGCGCGACCGTGCTGGTCGGGGGGGAGCGTCCCGACCGGCCCGGCTGGTACTACCCGCCCACGGTGCTGTCCGGCACGACCCCGGAGATGCGGATGTACCACGAGGAGGTGTTCGGCCCGGTGGCGCAGGTGTTCGTCGTCTCCTCACTGGAGGAAGCCCTGCGGGAGGCCAACGGCCATCCGTACGGGCTGGGTTCGAACCTGTGGAGCGAGGACGAGGCCGAACGCGCACTGTTCGTGCGTGATGTCCAGTCCGGCATGGCCTTCATCAACGGCCACACCACCAGCTACCCCGAGATCCCGTTCGGCGGAGCCAAACGTAGTGGCTACGGCCGCGAGCTGTCGGACCTCGGCATGCGCGAGTTCATGAACGCCAAGACCGTCTGGGTGGGCGGGTGA
- a CDS encoding FUSC family protein — MTRAERDGGRIHPGRPPDGALTWLRGRDPGLAALRRALRAAILAPSVLAVTYFGLGRPDIAVFAAFGSLVLTLFVDFGGPMRERIAGQAALILATTVITCLGTLAGQTLWLTGAATFVIAFCVLFSGIVSSALAGATTALLFAYILPVTLGGPLGAIPEHVIGWVLGGAASMIAVTLMWPVPASDPLRAAGARACALLAGRLRAEVDCAPDPTAHDQALETAVRQAEEGVADLRKTFYGTPYRPTGLSLSSRAVVRLVDQVIWLGSVLHQDPPRSRDPLSQLMVCETKMATVDLLEHSAALLQADVSVPHGLGPRVDRLEEARAGLEKSMIGLLPRRSAVPAARADRGGVPAAAPADALIGSLGPSFRAQSMSFVVTAIAGNVQLAVTARQRSRRDRLLGRRPPGADSALSSAQERFAAHLSRNSVWLHNSLRGAAALSLAVVIAHLTGLQHAFWVASGTLAVLRSNAVSTGQTVRRALLGTVLGFVVGAPLILALGAHPVVLWLLLPLAIVLVGMEAAVTSFTAGQAGFTVVLLVLFSIIDPEGWQLGLVRIEDVALGCAVSLVVGLLLWPLGAAAALGRVLCDALGDGARYLRGAVVTGLALCDRAGAAGPASGGDDRRRALASARRLDDAFREYLAERGTKHLALAGVTALVDAVAILRLTADAVTDLWSRAGHAPGNGRAEAGREILDSCADVVSWFESAGRALAGDGAAPGRPPSRPAVDAALHESVGRDLSAGTEQTTATAVRMVWTADHLDTMRRLQAEIDGHVRAAAASVRRQRARRRKLRARVTWPRPPAARAGARPGSPPRG, encoded by the coding sequence GTGACAAGAGCGGAACGCGACGGTGGGCGCATCCATCCCGGCCGGCCCCCGGACGGCGCGCTCACATGGCTGCGCGGCCGCGATCCGGGACTGGCGGCGCTGCGGCGGGCACTTCGGGCGGCGATCCTGGCACCTTCGGTCCTCGCCGTCACGTACTTCGGTCTCGGACGGCCGGACATCGCGGTCTTCGCGGCCTTCGGCTCGCTGGTGCTGACGCTGTTCGTGGACTTCGGCGGCCCGATGCGCGAACGGATCGCCGGCCAGGCGGCGCTGATCCTCGCCACCACGGTCATCACCTGCCTGGGCACCCTGGCCGGCCAGACGCTCTGGCTGACAGGAGCGGCGACCTTCGTCATCGCGTTCTGCGTCCTGTTCTCCGGGATCGTCAGCTCCGCCCTCGCCGGCGCGACCACAGCGCTCCTGTTCGCCTACATCCTGCCGGTGACGCTCGGCGGTCCGCTCGGCGCGATCCCGGAGCACGTGATCGGGTGGGTACTGGGCGGTGCGGCCTCGATGATCGCCGTCACCCTGATGTGGCCGGTCCCCGCCAGCGACCCGCTGCGCGCGGCAGGCGCCCGCGCCTGTGCCCTGCTCGCCGGCAGACTGCGCGCCGAGGTCGACTGCGCGCCCGACCCGACCGCGCACGATCAGGCCCTCGAGACGGCGGTACGGCAGGCGGAGGAGGGCGTGGCCGACCTGCGGAAGACCTTCTACGGCACGCCGTACCGCCCCACCGGACTGTCGCTGTCGTCCCGGGCCGTGGTCCGGCTCGTGGACCAGGTGATCTGGCTCGGCTCCGTACTGCACCAGGACCCGCCGAGGAGCAGGGACCCGCTGAGCCAGCTCATGGTGTGCGAGACCAAGATGGCCACGGTGGACCTCCTGGAGCACAGCGCGGCGCTGCTGCAGGCCGATGTCTCGGTGCCGCACGGCCTCGGCCCCCGCGTCGACCGCCTCGAAGAGGCTCGGGCGGGACTGGAGAAGTCCATGATCGGGCTCCTGCCCCGTCGGTCTGCCGTCCCGGCGGCCCGTGCCGACCGCGGGGGAGTGCCGGCCGCCGCGCCTGCGGACGCCCTGATCGGTTCGCTCGGGCCCAGTTTCCGGGCCCAGAGCATGAGCTTCGTCGTGACCGCGATCGCGGGCAACGTCCAGCTCGCGGTGACCGCGCGGCAGCGGAGCCGGCGGGACAGGCTGCTCGGCCGTCGTCCCCCGGGAGCCGACTCCGCCCTGTCCTCGGCGCAGGAACGCTTCGCGGCACATCTGAGCCGCAACTCCGTCTGGCTCCACAACAGCCTGCGCGGGGCGGCGGCGTTGAGTCTGGCGGTGGTGATCGCCCACCTGACCGGTCTGCAGCACGCCTTCTGGGTGGCCTCCGGCACGCTCGCCGTCCTGCGTTCCAACGCCGTGAGCACGGGTCAGACGGTCCGACGGGCCCTGCTCGGCACGGTACTCGGCTTCGTCGTGGGCGCACCCCTCATTCTGGCGCTGGGCGCACATCCCGTCGTTCTGTGGCTGCTGCTGCCCCTGGCGATCGTCCTCGTGGGGATGGAGGCCGCCGTCACGTCGTTCACCGCCGGACAGGCCGGATTCACCGTCGTGCTGCTGGTCCTGTTCAGCATCATCGACCCCGAGGGCTGGCAGCTCGGACTCGTCAGGATCGAGGACGTGGCCCTCGGATGCGCCGTCAGCCTGGTGGTCGGCCTGCTGCTCTGGCCACTGGGTGCCGCGGCCGCACTGGGCCGGGTGCTCTGCGACGCCCTCGGCGACGGCGCGCGCTACCTGCGCGGTGCCGTCGTGACGGGGCTGGCGCTCTGCGACAGGGCAGGTGCCGCGGGCCCGGCTTCCGGGGGCGACGACCGCCGGCGGGCGCTTGCCTCCGCCCGCCGGCTCGACGACGCGTTCCGCGAGTACCTGGCAGAACGCGGCACCAAGCACCTCGCGCTGGCCGGCGTCACCGCGCTGGTGGACGCGGTCGCCATCCTCCGGCTGACCGCCGACGCCGTCACCGACCTGTGGTCCCGCGCGGGACACGCCCCCGGGAACGGCCGGGCCGAAGCCGGTCGCGAAATCCTCGACTCGTGCGCGGACGTCGTCTCGTGGTTCGAGTCGGCAGGCCGGGCACTGGCCGGGGACGGGGCCGCTCCCGGCCGCCCGCCCAGCCGTCCGGCCGTGGACGCGGCCCTGCACGAGAGCGTGGGCCGCGATCTGAGCGCGGGCACGGAACAGACCACGGCGACGGCCGTCAGGATGGTCTGGACGGCGGATCACCTCGACACGATGCGCCGCCTCCAGGCGGAGATCGACGGCCACGTCCGGGCCGCCGCGGCGTCCGTACGACGACAGCGCGCACGGCGGCGCAAGCTCAGGGCACGCGTCACATGGCCTCGGCCGCCGGCCGCCCGCGCCGGGGCTCGTCCCGGTTCTCCTCCGCGGGGTTGA
- a CDS encoding DMT family transporter: protein MILGVIFAVLAAASNALGTVLQRRAVVHVPGSRGRGLALVGDLLHNPAWFVGILGTVLAALFQALALLSGSLATVQPIFILELPLALIFGSVVFRVGVSPRAWGCVICIFSGLAVALFSAAPSGGRPQVPGMAWVPALLVLGGLAAAFVVVGLRRPQGAARAACLALAAAIGNALTAALVKSSMDVLSQEGAAGFFLAWQTYAFAIAGSVSVILLGYAMQAGPIIGSQPALTLGDAAVSFFLGVTLYAESPRGGWWLVPALAGAALVVYGVFALSRTRCLTKCVNPAEENRDEPRRGRPAAEAM, encoded by the coding sequence ATGATCCTCGGGGTCATCTTCGCCGTCCTTGCTGCTGCCAGCAATGCCCTGGGCACCGTGCTGCAGCGGCGGGCAGTGGTCCATGTGCCCGGTTCCCGCGGGCGGGGACTCGCTCTCGTCGGCGACCTGCTGCACAATCCGGCCTGGTTCGTGGGGATTCTGGGCACCGTTCTGGCGGCGCTGTTCCAGGCTCTCGCCCTCCTGTCGGGGTCACTGGCCACCGTCCAGCCGATCTTCATCCTCGAGCTGCCCCTGGCTCTGATCTTCGGCAGCGTGGTGTTCCGGGTCGGAGTGTCGCCGAGAGCGTGGGGATGCGTGATCTGCATCTTCTCCGGCCTGGCCGTCGCGCTGTTCTCGGCCGCACCCTCCGGGGGGCGGCCTCAGGTGCCGGGCATGGCGTGGGTTCCGGCGCTCCTCGTCCTCGGCGGACTCGCCGCCGCGTTCGTCGTCGTCGGTCTGCGGCGCCCGCAGGGGGCCGCGCGAGCCGCCTGCCTCGCGCTCGCGGCGGCGATCGGCAACGCGCTCACGGCAGCCCTGGTGAAGTCCTCGATGGATGTGCTGTCCCAGGAGGGAGCGGCGGGCTTCTTCCTGGCCTGGCAGACCTACGCTTTCGCGATCGCCGGGTCGGTGTCCGTCATTCTGCTCGGGTACGCGATGCAGGCAGGCCCCATCATCGGCTCCCAGCCCGCTCTGACGCTCGGTGACGCGGCGGTCAGCTTCTTCCTCGGCGTGACGCTCTACGCGGAGTCGCCCCGCGGCGGCTGGTGGCTCGTCCCGGCGCTCGCGGGGGCGGCCCTGGTGGTCTACGGGGTGTTCGCGCTCTCCCGCACCCGCTGCCTCACCAAGTGCGTCAACCCCGCGGAGGAGAACCGGGACGAGCCCCGGCGCGGGCGGCCGGCGGCCGAGGCCATGTGA
- a CDS encoding aldo/keto reductase, producing MALDQILPGRIGFGTAPLGNMFRAVSDEEVSATLDAAWDQGIRYYDSAPLYGAGLAEIRLGELLSQKPRDEFVLSSKVGRVILDEVESGSRDLGDKGDLFAHGRPNKIQHDWTAEATERSIEGSLERLGVDRLDIVWVHDIAQDFHGDQWLGKFEEARTGAFRVLSRLRDEGVIRAWGLGVNRTEPIEIALELDEPKPDGFLLAGRYTLLDHAHALERLLPMAERQDVGMVVGGPYSSGILAGGTNFEYQDAPPEIVERVGRIKEIADRHGVPIKAAALQFSLAHPVSDAVIPGATKPSRISEDLSALREDIPVEFWRELREAGLVSPLAPLPGGV from the coding sequence ATGGCCCTCGATCAGATTCTCCCCGGGCGCATAGGCTTCGGCACGGCCCCCCTCGGGAACATGTTCCGCGCCGTCTCGGACGAAGAGGTGTCGGCGACGCTCGACGCCGCCTGGGACCAGGGCATCCGCTACTACGACTCGGCGCCGCTGTACGGAGCCGGGCTCGCCGAGATCCGCCTGGGCGAACTGCTGTCGCAGAAGCCGCGGGACGAGTTCGTGCTCTCCTCGAAAGTTGGCCGGGTCATCCTCGACGAGGTCGAATCCGGCAGCAGGGATCTGGGCGACAAGGGCGATCTGTTCGCGCACGGCAGGCCCAACAAGATCCAGCACGACTGGACGGCCGAAGCGACCGAGCGCTCCATCGAAGGCAGCCTGGAACGGCTCGGAGTGGACCGGCTGGACATCGTCTGGGTGCACGACATCGCCCAGGACTTCCACGGCGACCAGTGGCTCGGCAAGTTCGAGGAGGCGCGGACGGGTGCCTTCCGGGTCCTGTCCCGGCTTCGGGACGAGGGCGTCATCAGGGCCTGGGGGCTCGGGGTCAACCGCACCGAACCGATCGAGATCGCCCTCGAACTGGACGAGCCCAAGCCGGACGGCTTCCTGCTGGCGGGCCGGTACACCCTGCTGGACCACGCGCACGCACTGGAACGGCTCCTGCCGATGGCGGAGCGGCAGGACGTCGGCATGGTCGTCGGTGGCCCCTACAGTTCCGGCATCCTCGCCGGGGGTACCAATTTCGAGTACCAGGACGCGCCCCCGGAGATCGTCGAGCGGGTCGGACGCATCAAGGAGATCGCCGACCGGCACGGCGTCCCGATCAAGGCCGCCGCGCTGCAGTTCTCCCTCGCCCACCCCGTGAGCGACGCGGTCATCCCCGGTGCGACCAAACCCAGCCGCATCAGCGAGGACCTGTCCGCCCTGCGGGAGGACATCCCCGTCGAGTTCTGGCGGGAACTCCGCGAAGCCGGCCTCGTCAGCCCACTGGCACCCCTGCCCGGCGGCGTCTGA
- a CDS encoding type 1 glutamine amidotransferase domain-containing protein has protein sequence MADILFVLTGASYWTLRDGHRHPTGYWAEEFVAPYTAFTRAGHKVTVATPGGVVPVVDTMSLRPSMTGGEENSLELESAIEAAEELRHPLPLDQVGIDDFDAVYYPGGHGPMEDLSSDADSARLLRETLASGKPLGIVCHAPAALLATRDENGTTPFAGYRVAGFSNEEEAGVGFADRAKWLLEDELKKLPTEYSRGPVWEPYTVVDRTLYTGQNPASSGPLAEEMLKVLT, from the coding sequence ATGGCTGATATTCTTTTCGTGCTGACCGGTGCGAGCTACTGGACACTTCGGGACGGTCACCGCCACCCGACCGGTTACTGGGCCGAGGAGTTCGTGGCCCCTTACACCGCGTTCACGAGGGCCGGACACAAGGTCACTGTCGCGACGCCGGGTGGAGTCGTCCCCGTCGTGGACACGATGAGCCTGCGGCCGAGCATGACCGGCGGGGAGGAGAACTCCCTGGAGCTGGAATCCGCCATCGAGGCGGCCGAGGAGCTGCGTCATCCGCTGCCCCTCGATCAGGTCGGCATCGACGACTTCGACGCGGTGTACTACCCCGGTGGACACGGGCCGATGGAGGATCTCTCCTCCGACGCGGACTCCGCCCGTCTGCTGCGCGAGACTCTGGCGTCGGGCAAACCGCTGGGCATCGTCTGCCACGCTCCGGCCGCGCTCCTCGCCACACGTGACGAGAACGGGACCACGCCCTTCGCCGGTTACCGGGTGGCCGGGTTCAGCAACGAGGAGGAGGCCGGTGTCGGCTTCGCCGACAGGGCCAAGTGGCTGCTCGAGGACGAGCTGAAGAAGCTGCCCACGGAGTACTCGCGGGGCCCGGTGTGGGAGCCGTACACGGTGGTGGACCGAACTCTCTACACGGGCCAGAATCCCGCGTCGTCCGGACCGCTGGCCGAGGAGATGCTCAAGGTTCTCACCTGA
- a CDS encoding FAD-dependent oxidoreductase gives MTSYDGSVRVGMDEDAFPVLSEEHVSRVREYGSADTLERGQILYSRGTTGFDFFLILDGVIDILQEGNPGDSVEDRTVTVLSAAQFTGELSLLHRQKSLVQAVAREDCVVIRLRPAQLRTLIANEPDIAQIVLQAFMQRRLRYVHMGLGTVLLAGPPESGDMLRIRGFLDRSNYPVRQIDPGEPEAAGVLRDYGVKSDARWPVVICRPGTYMQNPEISEVAECLGLREDIGDLGTVDVAVVGAGPSGLAAAVYAASEGLSTVVVEATAPGGQAGTSSMIENYLGFPLGISGRDLATRAQVQAMKFGARIALPYTVERLDCSGSPLTLRMGDGETLSARTVIVATGAHYRRLDLPELPRFEGNGVHYAATALEGACCQGEEVFVVGGANSAGQAAVFLSQVADHVRMLVRGAALSNSMSQYLSRRIDAAARISVHTRSEVVELQGKGHLQEVRWKDNSTGESRVTPSSNAFLMLGAVPNTSWLTDCLETDEKGFIRVGHDVSDTSAFPPDGRPMELESSVPGVFAVGDVRSGSVKRVASSVGEGSIVVAAVHRALASQRKARSTA, from the coding sequence ATGACGAGCTACGACGGTTCTGTCCGGGTCGGCATGGACGAGGATGCCTTTCCGGTGCTTTCCGAGGAGCATGTGAGCCGGGTCCGTGAATACGGAAGCGCCGACACATTGGAGCGCGGGCAGATCCTCTACAGTCGCGGAACGACGGGTTTTGATTTCTTCCTGATTCTGGACGGAGTGATCGACATCCTCCAGGAGGGAAACCCCGGTGATTCCGTCGAAGACCGGACCGTCACCGTGCTGTCCGCGGCGCAGTTCACCGGTGAGCTGTCCCTGCTGCACCGGCAGAAATCACTCGTGCAGGCGGTGGCACGTGAGGATTGCGTCGTAATTCGCCTGCGGCCGGCCCAGTTGCGGACATTGATAGCGAACGAGCCTGACATCGCACAGATCGTCCTTCAGGCATTCATGCAACGGCGGCTGCGATACGTGCACATGGGCCTTGGGACCGTCCTTCTCGCGGGTCCTCCCGAATCGGGCGACATGCTGAGGATCCGCGGTTTCCTGGATCGCAGCAACTACCCTGTGCGCCAGATCGACCCCGGTGAGCCCGAGGCGGCCGGAGTGCTGCGGGACTACGGCGTGAAGTCCGATGCCCGCTGGCCGGTCGTCATCTGCCGCCCAGGTACGTACATGCAGAATCCGGAGATCTCCGAGGTGGCGGAATGCCTGGGGCTCAGGGAGGACATCGGCGATCTGGGGACGGTGGATGTGGCCGTGGTGGGCGCCGGGCCGTCGGGCCTCGCCGCCGCGGTGTACGCGGCGTCCGAGGGGCTGAGCACGGTCGTCGTCGAGGCCACGGCCCCGGGAGGGCAGGCTGGAACGTCGTCGATGATCGAGAACTACCTCGGGTTCCCGCTCGGGATCAGCGGACGCGATCTGGCGACACGCGCGCAGGTGCAGGCGATGAAGTTCGGGGCGCGCATCGCCCTTCCCTACACCGTGGAGAGGCTGGACTGTTCCGGAAGTCCTCTGACCCTGCGGATGGGCGACGGGGAGACACTGTCCGCCCGTACGGTGATCGTCGCCACCGGCGCCCACTACCGGCGTCTCGACCTGCCGGAACTGCCGCGGTTCGAGGGCAACGGCGTTCATTACGCCGCGACGGCCCTGGAAGGCGCGTGCTGTCAGGGCGAGGAGGTGTTCGTGGTGGGCGGCGCCAACTCGGCGGGGCAGGCCGCGGTGTTCCTTTCTCAGGTGGCGGATCACGTACGCATGCTGGTCCGCGGGGCTGCGCTTTCGAACTCGATGTCGCAATACCTGTCCAGACGCATAGACGCGGCGGCCAGAATTTCTGTGCACACGAGGAGCGAGGTCGTCGAGCTCCAGGGAAAGGGGCACTTGCAGGAAGTGCGCTGGAAGGACAACTCCACGGGTGAGTCGCGGGTCACGCCCAGTTCCAACGCCTTCCTGATGCTCGGGGCCGTACCGAACACGTCATGGCTGACGGACTGCCTGGAGACGGACGAAAAGGGATTCATTCGCGTGGGCCACGACGTCTCCGACACCTCGGCCTTTCCCCCGGACGGCCGGCCCATGGAATTGGAATCGAGCGTCCCCGGCGTGTTCGCTGTCGGTGATGTCCGCTCGGGGTCGGTCAAACGAGTTGCTTCTTCGGTGGGTGAGGGCTCGATCGTGGTGGCGGCCGTCCATCGTGCGCTGGCGTCACAGAGGAAGGCGAGATCCACCGCATAG
- a CDS encoding SDR family oxidoreductase, with protein MNTRPAMPDQSLNGRIAVVTGASSGIGQATAERLAAMGAHVAVLARRADRLGSLVDRIEKEGGRALAITVDVTDAAAVQSAADRVAEDLGDADLLVNNAGVMLPAPIEERAADQWQQQVDLNITGLMNVIGAFTPQLVRAAQERGVADLVNMSSIAAQNIFPNFAVYSGTKAFVTHLSRHLRVELGPKNVRVSALEPGIVGTELQSHVTDEGTLQWLADSKESGMEWLTPEDIADVVGFLAALPPRVNLQQVTIMPTAQPS; from the coding sequence ATGAATACTCGACCCGCCATGCCCGACCAGTCCTTGAACGGCCGGATAGCGGTCGTCACCGGAGCTTCCAGCGGAATCGGCCAGGCGACTGCCGAACGTCTGGCGGCAATGGGCGCTCACGTCGCGGTCCTCGCACGCCGTGCCGACCGGCTCGGCAGTCTCGTCGACCGCATCGAGAAGGAGGGCGGCCGCGCGCTGGCGATCACGGTGGACGTGACCGACGCCGCCGCCGTCCAGTCGGCCGCGGACCGCGTGGCCGAGGACCTCGGCGACGCCGACCTGCTCGTCAACAACGCGGGTGTCATGCTTCCCGCTCCCATCGAGGAGCGTGCGGCCGACCAGTGGCAGCAGCAGGTCGACCTCAACATCACCGGGCTGATGAACGTCATCGGCGCCTTCACGCCCCAGCTCGTCAGGGCGGCCCAGGAGCGAGGCGTCGCCGATCTCGTCAACATGTCCTCGATCGCCGCCCAGAACATCTTCCCGAACTTCGCGGTGTACTCGGGCACCAAGGCGTTCGTCACCCACCTGTCCCGGCACCTGCGCGTCGAGCTGGGGCCGAAGAACGTACGCGTGTCCGCGCTCGAACCCGGGATCGTCGGGACCGAGCTGCAGAGCCACGTGACCGACGAAGGCACGTTGCAGTGGCTCGCCGACTCCAAGGAGAGCGGCATGGAGTGGCTCACCCCCGAGGACATCGCCGACGTCGTCGGATTCCTGGCCGCTCTTCCCCCGCGCGTCAACCTCCAGCAGGTCACCATCATGCCCACCGCACAGCCGAGCTGA
- a CDS encoding SRPBCC family protein produces the protein MASTSVSRHVPASPDRVWRLIGGFGSLPDWLPYIPESTFAEGGRVRRLKNPDGDVIVERLVEFDDIERFYSYTILQAPFPVVDYLSTLRVHAVTGDGDVAEVQWSGRFVPEGAGDDEVVALFTDIYREGLDALHEALEQQR, from the coding sequence ATGGCATCGACGTCAGTGAGCCGGCACGTGCCGGCTTCCCCCGACCGCGTGTGGCGGCTGATCGGCGGGTTCGGGTCCCTTCCCGACTGGCTGCCCTACATCCCCGAGAGCACCTTCGCCGAGGGTGGCCGGGTGCGGCGGCTGAAGAACCCGGACGGCGACGTCATCGTCGAGCGCCTCGTGGAGTTCGACGACATCGAGCGGTTCTACAGCTACACCATCCTGCAGGCACCCTTCCCCGTCGTCGACTACCTCTCGACCTTGCGGGTGCACGCGGTGACCGGAGACGGCGACGTCGCCGAGGTCCAGTGGTCCGGACGCTTCGTGCCCGAGGGAGCCGGTGACGACGAAGTCGTGGCGCTCTTCACGGACATCTACCGCGAGGGGCTCGACGCCCTGCACGAGGCCCTCGAACAGCAGCGCTGA
- a CDS encoding VOC family protein, with amino-acid sequence MTTLLAAFVLGTPDPPALADFYRALLGWDEVDREPDWVRLRSPERERPGLSFQLEKEHRPPAWPSGPGDQQMQAHLDIQVDDLAAETERARALGATVEEHQPQDDVRVLRDPHGHLFCLFLPGA; translated from the coding sequence ATGACGACACTGCTCGCGGCCTTTGTACTCGGCACCCCCGATCCGCCCGCGCTGGCCGATTTCTATCGCGCCCTTCTGGGCTGGGACGAGGTCGACCGGGAGCCGGACTGGGTCCGGCTCAGGTCTCCGGAGCGTGAACGCCCCGGTCTCAGCTTCCAGTTGGAGAAGGAGCACCGCCCGCCGGCCTGGCCGTCCGGCCCCGGCGACCAGCAGATGCAGGCCCACCTGGACATCCAGGTCGACGACCTCGCCGCCGAGACGGAGCGCGCCCGCGCCCTGGGCGCGACGGTCGAGGAGCACCAGCCGCAGGACGACGTCCGCGTGCTGCGCGACCCCCACGGCCACCTCTTCTGCCTCTTCCTCCCCGGCGCCTGA
- a CDS encoding DUF4190 domain-containing protein yields the protein MASYGGQPATRSGSRTNGLAIAGLVCGIVGFFFLNVVLGPLAIIFGMVANRQSGAKGGHGMAKAAVVLGIVDLVIFAILMIVAANNGGFHWYVGS from the coding sequence ATGGCGAGTTACGGTGGCCAGCCGGCCACTCGATCCGGTTCGCGGACCAATGGTCTCGCCATCGCGGGCCTGGTGTGCGGCATCGTCGGCTTCTTCTTCCTCAATGTCGTTCTCGGCCCCCTGGCGATCATCTTCGGCATGGTCGCCAACCGGCAGTCCGGCGCCAAGGGCGGCCATGGCATGGCGAAGGCCGCCGTCGTTCTCGGTATCGTCGACCTCGTGATCTTCGCGATTCTCATGATCGTGGCGGCGAACAACGGCGGATTCCACTGGTACGTCGGAAGCTGA